A stretch of DNA from Leucobacter luti:
TGAACTGCAGTGCGGCCTGCGCACCGACGTTTGCCATATCGAGGCGGTTTGCGGCGAGCGCCGCGTTCACGTCGGCGTCAGCGTTAAAGCTCGACAGCGTCACGTCAACCGATCGGTCAGCGAAAAAGCCCTGGTCCTCGGCGACATACCACTGCCCATAGCCGAGCCATGGCTGCGTGCCCATGCGGATTGCCTCGCCCGTGGTGTCGCCAGCGCCGTCGGACGCTGCGGGCTGCGCTGCGCACCCGGTGAGGCCGATGGTGAGCGCGGCGGCGGCCGTCGCGGTCACGGCGAGCGAGCGAAGAAAACGACTGGTCACGACGGTCCTTTCGAGGTGGGAGCGGCGAGCGTTCGCATCGGCGCAACCCAGCCATTCTATGCGTAGCAGCGGGTCTGCACCGGCGCAGCGCCGCAGCAACACCCGAGCGTTGCCGCCGCTCACGCTCCTGCGGAGCCACCACCGCGCAGCAGCGAGACGACGTGGGTGCGGCTCTCGGCTCGCAGTTTCGTAAGAATATTCGACACGTGCGTCTTGACCGTCGGCACGCCGATCCCCAGCCGCGCACCGATCCGAGAGTTCGACTGACCCTCACCCAGTGCGGCGAGCACCTGGCGTTCTCGCTCGGTGAGCAGTTCCCACCCAGGCGGACCGGGTGGGGGCTGGGCAGCCGGCTCGGAGGTGCTCGCGAGCGCGGCCAGAGCGCGCCTCGTAACGCGGGGATCGAGCGCGCCTTCGCCGAGCGCGACCCGTCGCACCGCATCGGCGAGCTGGACGGCTCCGGTCGTTTTCAGCAGAAACCCGACTGCACCGGAGCGGATCGCGGCGAACACGAGCTCGTCCTCATCGAAGCTGGTGAGCACGAGGACATCGGCCAGGCCCTCGGCCACGATCTCACGGGTGGCTGCAACGCCATCAGTGCCGGGCATGCGGAGATCCATGAGCACGACATCCGGCCGCAGCGCGCGAGCGTTGCGGATCGCGGTCGCGCCTTCGGAGGCTTCACCAACGACGGCGATCCCCTGCTGCTCCAGGATCATGCGCAGCCCCTCGCGGATCATGGCGTGATCATCCGCGATGAGCACTCTGGGTTTCGCGGACGGTGGCCCTGCCGCGGGGAACTCCTGGCCCCCAGGCCCGAGCTGATTCATGTCGTTCCTTTCTCGGGGAGGAGGGCACTGATGCTCCATCCGTCGACCTCCGCTCCGGCAGTGAACGTGCCGCCCAGGGTTCGCACACGCTCTTCGAGCAGTTGCAGCCCGATCCCGCTGCCGCGCAATTCGGGGTGCGGAAGCGGGTGACCGCCGCGCGAGACTACGCTGACCTGCACACGGCCGGAGTGTTCCGCAATCCGCACCAGCACCTCAGCGCCAGCATTGTGCTTTGCACTGTTCGCGAGGCCCTCCTGCACGACTCGGGCGATGCCATGATCCACTGCGGCGGGAAGCGCACCGCTCCACGTGTCGTCGAGCTCGACGCGGAGACCGGAACGGCGCGCCTCGCACACGAGATCAGGGAGTTGCGCGCGGCCGAGCGGCGCGGCTTCGGGCGCGGTCCCTGCGCGCAGAACGGTCACCATGCTGCGCAGCGCTTCGTGCGCGTGGAGGCTGGAGTCTCGCACCGCCCGCAGCGCGGTGCGCTCCGCGGAGAACAGCGCTGCGGGACTTAAGTCGTCGGTGCAGGCGCCGCTCTGGGTCAGGGCGGCCTCGCTCCGGATCGCCACTGCCGAAACATGGCCGGCAACGATATCGTGGAGCTCGCTAGCCATACGTTCTCGTTCGTGCCGCACCGCTACCGCGCGGTCGAGCTCAGCGAGCCGCGCGAGGTCCTCCGCCCGTTGCCGGTACAGGGTGACCAGCTCGCGCGACTGTGCCACCGAATTCGCATACCAGAACGTCATGCCGAGCAATGCCCCGAGCTGCAGGCCGATCATCACAGCCAAGACGAGGTTCCCGAACAGCGCGATGATGGAGAGCACTATGGCGGCGAGAGTCCCCGCGATCCAGTACAGCACGGTGCGACGCTCGCGCACCGAACGCACCACCGTGACCGCGTGCAGTTGCTCGAGCACGACAAGGAGTGGGACGAGGCCACCGAGCACGAGCACATCGGCGACACAGACGAGCACCGCGAGAGCGAGGCCAACACGGGGTGCCCGCCGCTTCAGCAGCACCGTTGCGGCGGCTGGAAGTGCGGTCGCGAGGGTCCACCAGGGTGACGGTCGCTCAGCCAGGAGCGACAGGTCGCGCCACAGTCCCGTGAGACCCACCGCAGAGAGAATGACCGCGAGTGCGGCGTAGAGCAGAGCTGTGGCCCAGGGCTCGGTGAGGCGGCGCCGCAGGGTTTCGCCGCGTCTGTGGGCCTGCGCACCGTCCATATCGTCTATCAAAGCAGGCGTGCGCCGGTTGTGCCTCCTCCCAAGGGATGATGAGCTCTCATGCCGACTTCCGATGCGGAGTTCGCCGTGGGAGTCGATTCTGAAGCAATGGACTTCCTCTTCTCGCTCCCGCTTCCGGTGTCCCTCGCAGTGCTTGCGCTGCTCGATGGGTTGAGCGTCGGTACGCTACTCATCCCACTGTTCCTCCTGATCGCCCCCGGCCGAGTGCGTACTGGCAGGGTCCTGCTCTACCTCGCTACGATCACCGCGTTCTATCTCGGCATCGGAATCCTGTTCACTCTGGGCCTGGTGAACATCATCGAACCCGCTCGAACGGCACTCCAGAGCACCGGAGGCCAGATTCTGGTCTTGATTGCCGGGTTCGCCCTCCTGCTCACCGGGATCGCCCTCGGAGTCGTGGGGAGCCGTCGCAGGACAGAGGCCGCCGGGGTCGCCCCCGCACGTGGTCGACTGCTGCGATGGCGCACCCGGCTGCTGGATGAGCGCGCAAGCGGTGCGGCAGTGGCCGGCGTGGCGATCGCGGCGGGCACGATCGAGCTTGCTGGCATGCTGCCCTATGTGGTCGGGATGACGATGCTCGCAGATGCACCTATCGCTGCAATCTCGCGCGCAGCGCTGCTCGCGGGATACTGCGTCGTCATGGTCCTCCCCGCACTGCTGCTGCTGGTGGCCCGGATCCAAATCGCAGAGCGTGCAGAGGCACCGCTGCAGCGATTCACGGCGTGGATGCAGCGCAC
This window harbors:
- a CDS encoding response regulator transcription factor, producing the protein MNQLGPGGQEFPAAGPPSAKPRVLIADDHAMIREGLRMILEQQGIAVVGEASEGATAIRNARALRPDVVLMDLRMPGTDGVAATREIVAEGLADVLVLTSFDEDELVFAAIRSGAVGFLLKTTGAVQLADAVRRVALGEGALDPRVTRRALAALASTSEPAAQPPPGPPGWELLTERERQVLAALGEGQSNSRIGARLGIGVPTVKTHVSNILTKLRAESRTHVVSLLRGGGSAGA
- a CDS encoding sensor histidine kinase is translated as MDGAQAHRRGETLRRRLTEPWATALLYAALAVILSAVGLTGLWRDLSLLAERPSPWWTLATALPAAATVLLKRRAPRVGLALAVLVCVADVLVLGGLVPLLVVLEQLHAVTVVRSVRERRTVLYWIAGTLAAIVLSIIALFGNLVLAVMIGLQLGALLGMTFWYANSVAQSRELVTLYRQRAEDLARLAELDRAVAVRHERERMASELHDIVAGHVSAVAIRSEAALTQSGACTDDLSPAALFSAERTALRAVRDSSLHAHEALRSMVTVLRAGTAPEAAPLGRAQLPDLVCEARRSGLRVELDDTWSGALPAAVDHGIARVVQEGLANSAKHNAGAEVLVRIAEHSGRVQVSVVSRGGHPLPHPELRGSGIGLQLLEERVRTLGGTFTAGAEVDGWSISALLPEKGTT
- a CDS encoding GAP family protein, with amino-acid sequence MPTSDAEFAVGVDSEAMDFLFSLPLPVSLAVLALLDGLSVGTLLIPLFLLIAPGRVRTGRVLLYLATITAFYLGIGILFTLGLVNIIEPARTALQSTGGQILVLIAGFALLLTGIALGVVGSRRRTEAAGVAPARGRLLRWRTRLLDERASGAAVAGVAIAAGTIELAGMLPYVVGMTMLADAPIAAISRAALLAGYCVVMVLPALLLLVARIQIAERAEAPLQRFTAWMQRTGSENTAWILGLLGFLLARMAANNLGVQLPLIG